The genomic segment CCTCGCGCGCGAGCTGGAAGAGGAGGCGGGGATCACGCGGCACGAGGTCGTCCGTGTGCTCGGCGCATGGTCGGACCCGATGCGGGACGCACGCTTCCACGCCGTGACGATCGCCACCCTCTGCGACGTCGACCCCCCGAGCAAACCCCCGAAAAATCCTCTAGAAATCCTCTCCGCGAAGGCCTTCGCGAAGGAGGACCTCCCCCCCAAGCTGGCCTTCGGCATGGAGGACATACTGGCCGCCGCCGAAACCCCCACCACAGTCCTCGAATGACTCTTCCAAGAATAGCCCCGCTTCAGCGCTTGGACGGGGCCCCAGAAGCGGCCGCGAAAGCGGGCGCGAAGCGCCCCGAGCGCAACGCGCGAGGGCCGTGTCTGGGGTGGGGGTGTCGGGGGCGAAGCCCCCGACGTTGAGAACCCAGTAAGGAAGGACCTTTTTCGGGCGTTGTTCGTCGGTAGAAAGCATGGCGACGCGAGCGTACGGCGAATCCCCGCAGATCGCGCCGACCCGCCCCTCACGGGGGAGCGGGGTTCATCCCGTCCATCCCGTCGCCGGAAACCCGTGCCCGACGTGCGGTAGTCTCTCACGCACGCGCTCTTCAGATCGACCGTCGGGGTCGTGCGTAAGGGGTGAGTCCATGGATCGAATCGGCGAATACCTCGTTCGGCGCCTCATCGGAGAAGGCGGGATGGGGAAGGTCTACGAAGCCGAGGAGCGGCTCTCGAAGCGGCGCGTCGCGCTGAAGGTCCTCCGCCCCGAGCTCACGAAGCACGAGGACGGCCGGCGCCTCTTCTTGAACGAGATGCAGATCCTGGCGCACCTCGAGCACCCGAACCTCGTGCGCAGCCTCGCCTCGATGGAGAACGACGGGCAGCTCGTGATGGTGCTCGAGTACCTCCACGGCCGCACCCTGCGCCAGGAGCTCACGCGTCGCGGCGCGCTTCCGTGGCAGGAGGCGCTCGAGCACGCGGCCCGCGTCGCGGAGGCGCTCGTCGTCGCGCACGAGCAGGAGCCGCCGATCGTCCATCGCGACCTCAAGCCCGAGAACGTGATGCTCACCGTCGCGGAGGGCTCGGCCGACGACGCGCCAGCGACCGGCCTCAAGGTCATGGACTTCGGCATCGCGAAGGTGCTCGAGGGCATGCACGCCACGAACACGCAGAGCATCGGCACGCTCCAGTACATGAGCCCGGAGCAGATCGACGCGCGCACGATCGACGCGCGCTCGGACCTCTATTCGCTCGGCCTCATCTTCTACGAGATGATCGCGGGCGCCCCGCCGTTCTCGTCCGCGTCGCCGCGCGAGCTGCTCAACCTGCAGTGCACGGAGCCGCCGCCCGCGCTCGACGAGGAGGTCCGCCACGGCCTCCCGCGCGGGGTGGAGGAGCTCCTCTACTCGATGCTCGAGAAGAAGCCCGACGACCGCCCCGCCTCCGCGCGCGACGTGCTCGATCGCCTCTCGCTCTTCCGCTCGGCGGGCACGTCCGCGGGCGCGCCGAAGCGGGTGAAGACGACGACCGCGCCGGTGTCGGCCGCGCCGACCCCGACGCCGAGGTCGGCGAAGCCGAGCGGCGACACGCTCCACTCGTCGCCCGCGCCCGCGTCGCCGAAGAAGGACAAGGAGGAGCGTCCGCGCACCGACACGATCGCGATCGTCGAGGCGAACGCGAGCAAGCCGAAGGAGATCCCGACCTGGCTCGCGATCGCCGCGATCGTGCTGCTCTCGCTCGTCGCGGGGATGGGGACGTACCTCGTTCGGTTGAAGACGAGCGATCCGTCGCCGGCCGCGAGCACGACCACGTCGTCCGCTCCGAGGTCGCTGGCGTCGAACCCGAGGTAACGTGACGGAGCTCGATCCGATCGGGCGGGCCAAGCGCGAGACGCACGGCGAAGGCGCCGAGCTCTGGCGCTTGCCGGCGTCCGACGCCGGCGTCGCGCGCCGCCTCGTCGCGTTCGGCGAGGCCGGGGTCGGCGGCTTCGCGCCGGGGGCGTCGGAGCTCGAGCTCGTGCGGCGCCTCCCGACCACGACGGTGCAGAGCCTCGCGAGGGGCGAGCGCCTCGACGGCATCACCGCGCTCGCGAAGGTCCGCGACGTCGCGCGAGCGCTCGCGCATTGCGAGTCGAAGGGCGTGTTCCCCGGCGCGCTCCGGCCGAGCGAGGTGGCGCTCGGGAGCGCGGGCCGCGCGGAGGCGTTCATCCTCGCGGAGAGCTGGGTCCGCGCGCTGGTCGGCGGCGGCCACGTCGCGGCGGCGAGCAGCAGCGGCCCCTCCGCGCGCTGGACGCCGCCGGAGCAGGCGAACGGCGCGCCCTGGGACAACGCGGCGAACCGCTGGGTGCTGGGCCTCGTCGCGTACCGACTCATCGCCGGCGCGCATCCGTTCTCGGGCGCAGGCCTCCGCGACGCGCTCGCCGCGGAGCACGTCCCCCCGTTCGCAGACGACGTCGCCAAGACGCTCCGCCCCGGCATCCAGAGCTTCATCCTCACGATCCTCGCCGCCGACCCATCGAAACGCCCCCCGAACGCCGCCGCGATCGCGGACCGATGCGAAGACCTGATCCGCGACGAGCCCGCGCGCGCCCGCTCACCGCGCGACGGCCGCTCCGCGCGCGAGGGCGCGTGGGCCTCGAGCGGCTCACGCCGCGATGGCGCGTCGGCTTCGGGTGGTTCGGTACGCGCGGGGGCGGACGCGGGCGGCTCGGCGCGAGCCGCCCATTCGGGTCGCGAGGACGCGTCGGTTTCGGGCGGCTTGGGTCGCGAGGGCACGTCGGTTTCGGGCGGCTCGAGCCGCGAGGGCCGCGCGGGTGCGGACGGCTCCGTGCGCGCGGGCGCGTCGGCTTCTGGTCGCGAT from the Labilithrix sp. genome contains:
- a CDS encoding protein kinase, with protein sequence MDRIGEYLVRRLIGEGGMGKVYEAEERLSKRRVALKVLRPELTKHEDGRRLFLNEMQILAHLEHPNLVRSLASMENDGQLVMVLEYLHGRTLRQELTRRGALPWQEALEHAARVAEALVVAHEQEPPIVHRDLKPENVMLTVAEGSADDAPATGLKVMDFGIAKVLEGMHATNTQSIGTLQYMSPEQIDARTIDARSDLYSLGLIFYEMIAGAPPFSSASPRELLNLQCTEPPPALDEEVRHGLPRGVEELLYSMLEKKPDDRPASARDVLDRLSLFRSAGTSAGAPKRVKTTTAPVSAAPTPTPRSAKPSGDTLHSSPAPASPKKDKEERPRTDTIAIVEANASKPKEIPTWLAIAAIVLLSLVAGMGTYLVRLKTSDPSPAASTTTSSAPRSLASNPR
- a CDS encoding NUDIX hydrolase, which produces MPKSAYGIVHELTRHILKRPVVGICAVPRTPDGRIVLVRRADNGMWCLPGGTLEWGETLTAGLARELEEEAGITRHEVVRVLGAWSDPMRDARFHAVTIATLCDVDPPSKPPKNPLEILSAKAFAKEDLPPKLAFGMEDILAAAETPTTVLE